In one window of Tenacibaculum mesophilum DNA:
- a CDS encoding sigma-70 family RNA polymerase sigma factor: protein MNLTNPSNTISPDKWVDNYADYLFNYAVVRVNNSNIAKDLVQETFFAGLKSAKNFEGKSTERTWLVSILKRKIIDYYRKINSKKGQAEVRMSFYDSGENEGNWIEERVPQTWDNDADRNIENEELKNQLDKCIDGLPEKYAMVFKMKTIQQFETEDICKELDISPSNLWVIIHRARTQLRSCMEKNWFNK, encoded by the coding sequence ATGAATCTAACAAATCCTTCAAATACTATATCTCCTGATAAATGGGTAGACAATTATGCAGATTATTTATTCAATTATGCTGTTGTTCGTGTAAATAATTCAAACATAGCTAAAGATTTAGTGCAAGAAACTTTTTTTGCAGGATTAAAATCTGCTAAAAACTTTGAAGGAAAGTCTACAGAACGAACATGGCTAGTTTCAATCTTAAAGAGAAAAATAATCGATTATTATCGAAAAATAAATTCTAAAAAAGGACAAGCTGAAGTTAGAATGAGTTTTTATGATAGTGGAGAAAATGAAGGAAACTGGATTGAGGAGCGAGTACCACAAACATGGGATAATGATGCTGATAGGAATATTGAAAATGAAGAGTTAAAAAATCAATTAGATAAATGTATTGATGGCCTTCCTGAAAAATATGCCATGGTTTTTAAAATGAAAACAATTCAACAATTTGAAACTGAAGATATTTGTAAGGAGTTAGATATTTCTCCGTCCAATTTATGGGTTATAATACATAGAGCAAGAACACAGTTAAGAAGCTGTATGGAAAAGAACTGGTTTAATAAGTAA
- a CDS encoding TonB-dependent receptor: MKKILFIAFLSLCNLAFSQSKGTVTGTVTDKEMSGEALPFANVFIKGTSIGGTTDMDGKYTLSVPAGNQTIVFSFVGYQTIEKQIVIKENETLIVNQELGANEGVALDEVKINATVSREKETALLLEQRKATIIKESIGAQELSKKGVSDAAAATTKISGVNKSEGSGDIYIRGLGDRYLSTTMNGLPIPSDDVSNKNVNLSLFNTNVIQNVGISKTYSTGGYADQASGNVDIASKEYTKDMFSIGVSGGVNTNAIDVDNFRSTIINDDVTFGFHQKKFALQNQMTLQGWDTKKGETPINYGISLSGAKRFNLFNKEWKILASASHSKSSEYRNGLFKAYRSNVLNNSFTDVENFIAKTNSTGYIRVDLKLNDNNKLKYNTLFVNKGEDGLYEQGRNGEGYVFDQDPQENGAFVRDQNFKQTTMFVNQLMGEHKWNKNNELNWAAGYNFVLAEEPNRIRNEVNILDVNSSPLIQFAHVGDYQQRKSSQKIEDTEYNAFIENHWSLGNVADEYEEKPYKLNYGLNFRKKERSFNSLFIGFRAKDFTAPSVDQISETLQQGTNAGLILREQQPDLYQGELLVLAAYTNFDFKFDNKLSGNIGLRFERDEIDMAWNVANRPGRFGSTNRVYESLYPSVNLKYELNDRNFIRFASSVTQTLPEFKELSPFEYVSPTGRVIGGNEDLEKSDVYNVDLKWEFFPSRSQLVSATAFYKQINNPINLTQDQGSSGYFKFFNTGEQADIIGFEVEGKLDLLKNEDEETVLNATANLTKMWFNQDLAPRYQFKGKSESELQGASDFIVNGSLSYSNNKENEFIATLTGNYASDKIYALGAPEDFDNSATLYNDEIIEKGFVTLDLVLSKQIFKGFTAKLVGKNLLDPKIEQTQLVRDLNTLIETNETVLSYKKGRQVSLSLNYTF; encoded by the coding sequence ATGAAAAAAATATTATTTATAGCTTTTTTAAGCTTATGTAATCTAGCATTTTCTCAAAGCAAAGGTACTGTTACTGGTACAGTTACTGACAAAGAAATGAGCGGAGAGGCGTTACCTTTTGCTAATGTCTTTATTAAAGGAACTTCTATCGGGGGGACAACCGATATGGACGGTAAGTACACACTTAGTGTACCTGCAGGAAACCAAACCATTGTGTTTAGTTTCGTTGGTTATCAAACTATTGAAAAACAAATAGTAATAAAAGAAAACGAAACACTTATAGTAAACCAAGAATTAGGCGCTAATGAAGGGGTAGCACTTGACGAGGTTAAAATTAACGCAACTGTTAGTAGAGAAAAAGAAACTGCTTTACTATTAGAACAAAGAAAAGCTACAATAATTAAAGAAAGTATTGGAGCCCAAGAATTATCTAAAAAAGGAGTTTCTGATGCTGCTGCTGCAACTACAAAGATTTCTGGTGTTAATAAAAGTGAAGGCTCAGGTGATATATACATTCGTGGTTTAGGTGACAGATATTTATCTACTACTATGAATGGATTACCAATTCCTTCAGACGATGTAAGTAATAAGAATGTTAACTTAAGTTTATTCAACACAAATGTTATTCAAAACGTAGGTATTAGCAAAACATACTCAACTGGAGGTTATGCTGACCAAGCTTCTGGAAATGTAGACATTGCGTCTAAAGAATATACAAAAGATATGTTTTCTATAGGTGTTAGTGGAGGCGTTAACACAAATGCTATAGATGTTGATAACTTCAGAAGTACTATTATTAATGATGATGTAACTTTTGGATTCCACCAAAAGAAGTTTGCACTTCAAAACCAAATGACCCTACAAGGATGGGATACTAAAAAAGGAGAAACTCCAATTAATTATGGAATCTCATTATCAGGAGCAAAAAGATTCAACTTATTTAATAAAGAATGGAAAATCTTAGCTTCTGCTTCACATTCTAAATCATCTGAATATAGAAATGGTTTATTTAAAGCATACAGATCTAACGTATTAAACAACTCGTTTACTGATGTTGAAAACTTCATTGCTAAAACAAACTCTACTGGTTATATAAGAGTTGATTTAAAATTAAACGACAACAATAAATTAAAGTACAACACTTTATTTGTGAACAAAGGTGAAGATGGATTATATGAACAAGGTAGAAATGGAGAAGGATATGTGTTTGATCAAGACCCACAAGAAAATGGGGCTTTTGTAAGAGACCAAAACTTTAAACAAACAACTATGTTTGTTAACCAATTAATGGGGGAACACAAGTGGAATAAAAACAATGAATTAAACTGGGCTGCAGGTTATAATTTTGTTTTGGCAGAAGAGCCAAACCGTATTAGAAATGAAGTAAACATTTTAGATGTTAATTCTAGTCCATTAATTCAATTCGCTCACGTTGGAGATTACCAACAAAGAAAGTCTTCTCAAAAAATTGAAGATACTGAATATAATGCTTTTATTGAAAATCACTGGTCTTTAGGCAATGTTGCTGATGAATACGAAGAAAAGCCTTATAAGTTAAACTACGGATTAAACTTCCGTAAGAAAGAAAGATCTTTTAACTCTTTATTTATTGGATTTAGAGCAAAGGATTTTACAGCTCCTTCTGTTGATCAAATTTCAGAAACATTACAACAAGGAACGAACGCTGGTTTAATTTTAAGAGAACAACAACCAGATTTATACCAAGGTGAGTTGTTGGTTTTAGCTGCTTATACCAACTTTGACTTCAAATTTGACAACAAATTATCTGGTAATATCGGCTTGCGTTTTGAGAGAGATGAAATTGACATGGCTTGGAATGTAGCTAACCGTCCTGGTAGATTTGGATCAACAAATAGAGTTTACGAAAGCTTATATCCAAGTGTAAACTTAAAATATGAATTAAACGACAGAAACTTTATCCGTTTTGCATCAAGTGTAACTCAAACGTTACCTGAATTTAAAGAATTATCTCCTTTCGAATACGTTTCTCCAACTGGTCGTGTTATTGGGGGTAACGAAGATTTAGAAAAATCTGACGTATATAATGTTGATTTAAAATGGGAGTTTTTCCCTAGCAGAAGCCAATTAGTTTCAGCTACCGCTTTTTACAAACAAATCAACAACCCTATAAACTTAACACAAGATCAAGGTTCATCAGGTTACTTTAAATTCTTCAATACAGGTGAACAAGCTGATATTATAGGTTTCGAAGTTGAAGGTAAATTAGATCTTTTAAAGAATGAAGACGAAGAAACTGTATTAAATGCTACAGCTAACTTAACTAAGATGTGGTTTAATCAAGATTTAGCTCCTAGATACCAATTTAAAGGAAAATCTGAATCTGAATTACAAGGAGCTTCAGACTTTATTGTTAATGGTTCCTTAAGTTATTCTAACAATAAAGAAAATGAATTTATCGCTACTTTAACAGGTAACTACGCTTCTGATAAGATTTATGCATTGGGTGCTCCTGAAGATTTTGACAATAGCGCTACCCTATATAATGATGAAATTATTGAAAAAGGTTTTGTAACTCTAGATCTTGTATTAAGCAAGCAAATTTTTAAAGGATTTACTGCTAAGTTAGTTGGTAAAAACTTATTAGATCCAAAAATTGAACAAACTCAATTAGTTCGTGATTTAAACACTTTAATTGAAACTAATGAAACTGTACTGTCTTACAAAAAGGGAAGGCAAGTTTCTCTGAGCTTAAATTACACATTTTAA
- a CDS encoding O-methyltransferase, with product MNFLPEELDNYVVKHSQAEPKILQELSRETWQKVLNPRMLSGAFQGRVLSMISKLIQPKSILEIGTYTGYSALCLAEGLSKDGMIHTIDKNEELEELQHKYFQQSDHKNQITQYVGNALDIIPTIDSKFDLVFIDADKSNYVNYFHLIIEKMNKGGVILSDNVLWSGKVVEKLDTKDIDTKTLLEYNRLLNKDSRLETVLLPIRDGLTISRIV from the coding sequence ATGAACTTTTTACCTGAAGAATTAGATAATTATGTTGTTAAACATTCTCAAGCAGAACCAAAAATACTACAAGAATTAAGTAGAGAAACTTGGCAAAAGGTTTTAAATCCTCGCATGTTAAGTGGGGCTTTTCAAGGAAGAGTTTTATCTATGATTTCAAAATTAATTCAACCTAAATCAATTTTAGAGATTGGTACATACACAGGGTATTCTGCTTTATGCTTGGCTGAAGGACTTTCAAAAGATGGAATGATTCATACGATTGATAAAAATGAAGAGTTAGAGGAGCTCCAACATAAATACTTTCAGCAATCTGACCATAAAAACCAAATAACTCAATATGTTGGTAATGCTTTAGATATAATTCCAACTATAGATTCCAAATTTGATTTAGTATTTATCGATGCAGATAAATCTAACTATGTAAACTATTTTCACTTGATTATTGAAAAGATGAATAAAGGAGGTGTTATTTTATCTGATAATGTACTTTGGAGCGGAAAAGTTGTTGAAAAGCTAGATACTAAGGATATTGATACTAAGACTCTTTTAGAATATAATAGACTTTTAAATAAAGATAGTCGTTTAGAAACTGTATTACTGCCTATAAGAGATGGATTAACTATTAGTAGAATTGTTTAA
- a CDS encoding thrombospondin type 3 repeat-containing protein, translating into MKKITLLFLFTIPLFCFGQSYKYHRVKDLGNSISVATESFCNDLGSKHHKLNIYLVSKLEINEVYYFQDVDGQNFYGKIIQAEDSSDQDADEFINESNVSDIIDITCNTDTDGDGINDTEDNCPNTSNANQNDMDNDGIGDACDSQDNRDSDGDGVQNWQDNCPNQAGPSSNNGCPVGDPDFVVASMSINAGGTYTSTDTSGALTLRTNQNHKFCVNIKNIGAATGTINNTALILTNSSSLNSSSIVANLPYPSSSLNIAPNQTKEMCSEIYIWDNYLGYNLSNFNYLHAIADYHGNTSESNESNNQAYASVNSSSSKSPATQLTIHDVNGNKIKETTINNKTEETDVIKSLPEGFYFIDKDGKKSKIYKKN; encoded by the coding sequence ATGAAAAAAATTACCTTATTATTTTTATTCACTATTCCTTTATTCTGTTTTGGTCAATCATACAAATACCACAGAGTTAAAGATTTAGGAAACTCAATTTCTGTTGCAACTGAATCATTTTGTAATGATCTAGGTTCGAAACACCATAAACTAAATATATATTTAGTTTCTAAATTAGAAATAAATGAAGTTTACTATTTTCAAGATGTAGATGGTCAAAATTTTTATGGAAAAATAATACAGGCTGAGGATAGTTCAGATCAAGATGCTGATGAGTTCATAAATGAGAGCAATGTTAGTGATATAATAGATATTACTTGTAATACGGACACCGATGGAGATGGAATAAATGATACTGAAGACAACTGTCCTAACACTTCAAATGCAAATCAAAATGATATGGATAATGATGGAATTGGTGATGCATGTGACTCACAAGACAATAGAGACTCAGATGGTGATGGGGTACAAAACTGGCAAGACAACTGCCCTAACCAAGCAGGTCCTTCTTCTAACAATGGATGTCCTGTTGGTGACCCTGATTTTGTTGTCGCTAGTATGTCTATCAATGCAGGAGGAACCTATACGAGTACAGACACATCTGGAGCATTAACTCTAAGAACCAACCAAAACCATAAATTCTGTGTTAATATTAAAAACATAGGAGCTGCAACCGGTACAATTAATAATACAGCTTTAATTCTAACAAACAGCTCGAGCTTGAATAGTTCAAGTATTGTAGCTAACCTTCCTTATCCTAGCTCTTCGTTAAACATAGCTCCAAACCAAACTAAAGAGATGTGCTCAGAAATATATATATGGGATAATTACTTAGGATATAACCTTTCAAACTTTAATTATTTACATGCTATAGCAGATTATCATGGAAATACGTCTGAATCTAATGAGAGTAACAATCAGGCTTACGCTAGCGTTAACTCCTCTTCTTCTAAAAGCCCTGCTACCCAGTTGACTATCCATGATGTAAACGGGAATAAGATTAAAGAAACTACTATCAACAATAAAACAGAAGAAACTGATGTTATTAAAAGCCTACCTGAAGGTTTCTATTTTATTGATAAAGACGGTAAAAAAAGTAAAATTTATAAAAAGAATTAA